In one Drosophila pseudoobscura strain MV-25-SWS-2005 chromosome X, UCI_Dpse_MV25, whole genome shotgun sequence genomic region, the following are encoded:
- the LOC4814712 gene encoding protein RFT1 homolog gives MARNVLESSLLGAGFSIIFQILCRILTFGINAYIVRNVGREVLGIMNVRLLLLESTLLFLSREAINRAALSANSQQRDRCSWAQLINQMWLTVPICVVLCGPCLYIWLNWLSTVDAVYSSQYEFACYAVALSCVLELFAESTVFVAQVFCFVKLKILLNTLHIFVRSAIFLWIVIGDRSAAITAFGIAQMASAVTIVLGQYGFFYFYIGRFNDYKLQQARKKQPTPTSWELTLFEHMDDFPFTRLTEFLPGVMFDPIGKFFNRELQTLTLSFVKQGVLKQILTEGEKYVMSVSPVLSFGEQATYDVVNNLGSMAARFIFRPIEDSSYFYFTQTISRDTRLAKQPSDQVRQASSVLNNLLLGVSSIGMLAFTFGQSYSYPVLLLYGGPDFVAGGLPQSLLQWHCLAIYLLSVNGISEGYMFATNTSRDIDKYNYLMAIFSVSFLVLSYILTGIFGPVGFIFANCINMLGRILYSTYYIRQQYQPLSLNPLLGLKPAKLFAGTLILSGLICYWYQSSALFTHLGIGLIAGLVCLLAWALSHRDLVRLAWRYGRRIKID, from the exons ATGGCACGCAACGTGCTAGAGAGCAGCCTACTGGGCGCTGGCTTCAGTATCATCTTTCAG ATACTATGCCGCATCCTCACGTTCGGCATCAATGCGTACATTGTGCGCAATGTGGGTCGCGAGGTGCTGGGTATCATGAAtgtgcgcctgctgctgctcgagagTACGTTGCTCTTCTTGTCCCGGGAGGCCATTAATCGGGCTGCACTCAGTGCCAATTCGCAGCAGCGAGACAGGTGCTCGTGGGCTCAATTGATCAACCAGATGTGGCTTAC TGTACCCATCTGTGTCGTCCTCTGTGGCCCCTGTTTGTACATTTGGCTCAACTGGCTCTCGACCGTAGACGCTGTCTACTCCTCCCAATATGAGTTCGCCTGCTATGCCGTTGCCCTGTCCTGTGTCCTGGAACTGTTCGCCGAGTCCACCGTCTTCGTGGCCCAGGTCTTTTGCTTTGTCAAGCTTAAAATTCTGTTAAACACTCTCCACATCTTCGTGCGCTCAGCCATTTTTCTGTGGATCGTGATTGGCGACAGGAGTGCGGCCATCACAGCCTTTGGCATTGCCCAGATGGCCAGTGCAGTAACCATTGTCCTCGGCCAATACGGATTCTTCTACTTCTACATCGGGCGCTTCAATGACTACAAACTGCAGCAGGCTCGGAAGAAACAGCCGACACCCACATCCTGGGAGCTGACACTGTTCGAGCACATGGACGACTTCCCTTTTACGCGGCTGACCGAGTTCCTGCCGGGCGTTATGTTCGATCCCATTGGGAAGTTCTTCAATCGGGAGCTGCAAACGCTCACGCTGAGCTTTGTCAAGCAGGGTGTGCTCAAGCAGATCCTCACCGAGGGCGAGAAGTATGTAATGTCGGTCTCCCCAGTGCTGAGCTTTGGCGAGCAGGCCACCTATGATGTGGTCAACAATCTGGGCAGCATGGCAGCTCGCTTTATATTTCGCCCCATCGAGGATAGTTCCTACTTCTACTTCACGCAGACCATATCGCGGGACACGCGTCTGGCCAAACAGCCCTCGGACCAGGTGCGACAGGCCAGCAGCGTGCTGAACAATCTTCTGCTGGGAGTCAGTTCCATTGGCATGCTGGCGTTCACCTTTGGCCAGAGCTACTCCTAcccagtgctgctgctgtatggCGGCCCAGACTTTGTGGCCGGCGGGCTGCCCCAGAGCCTGCTGCAGTGGCATTGCCTGGCCATCTATCTGCTGTCTGTGAATGGGATCAGTGAGGGCTACATGTTCGCCACCAACACCAGTCGGGACATTGACAAGTACAACTATCTGATGGCCATCTTTTCGGTCAGCTTCCTCGTCCTATCCTACATTTTGACGGGCATCTTTGGGCCGGTTGGCTTCATCTTTGCCAACTGCATCAACATGCTGGGACGCATCCTTTACAGTACCTACTATATCAGGCAACAGTATCAGCCGCTGTCGCTGAATCCGCTGCTGGGCCTTAAGCCAGCCAAGCTTTTTGCCGGGACTCTGATCCTGTCTGGGCTCATATGCTATTGG TACCAAAGTTCCGCTCTATTTACCCATTTGGGCATTGGCTTGATAGCCGGCCTTGTGTGTCTACTTGCCTGGGCCCTGTCGCATCGCGATCTGGTGCGTTTGGCCTGGCGATATGGCAGGCGGATCAAAATCGATTAA
- the LOC4814483 gene encoding uncharacterized protein isoform X1 → MSDIYYCSNSQMKKSRDADKTSSPGSQAHTNANAACNIAAATATAAAVAAADKKNNNNNCSNRNKDKSNLQTNGGGGGKNWKGIVHSNPNPNGNGGSGNGGSTALPPKVFHNTRCTRHHKPHHSHTNGGGSAVGAGAGSATNGLDIAQQRERERERERDRDREREREREREREREREHHLHMHNHAHGLRRKSESVLSTDSDIRFTRRKLGDGQKCGCAVIAGFLIALLVAGAFVYVGYTYFRPEPLPDRVFRGRFMVLNDKWSMDLANQNSLRFQHKSRDYRERINLTLRRSDLREAYEGSEILALDGSEDNNNIIVHFNMIFDPYAGLVSSGELLALFHEEMSDHQRRHFANMTVDVSSLSIKETTGLIEEPIMSSSPLGGHDETTEPVVTTTPAPPRRCEPIQLSYCRQLGYNVTTYPNLLGHASYEQVAEDLIVFRELVDGECYREAYDFVCRLLQPPCDTHGSSMQPTPGHICREYCESFMAGCGSRLPQRFRQYFDCERFPESTGTQSCQQKPHCVSDMQSNVQSPRLCDGYADCPDLSDERSCAFCSPNALYCGRGRACVPRKARCDGKADCPDGADEKDCLSIAPLAADLLQPEPLVPYLSRFHAAGYAVFSEKGVVGKLCAEGLEGDAKLVVRQTVSESLCKSLGYESVEIFDVQNDTEQLTDYVRVLDPHAPEISFIRTHCPRRQVLYVGCGDLRCGVQSALFNAKQHLSLPKMSAPGDWPWLVALFREDIHVCDGTLISQDWVLTTEGCFQGQPRATWMAIVGAVRLSAKAPWTQRRRIIGMIKSPVEGSTAALVRLETPVSFSDHVRPICLPDALQRRHLAAPAVQRRAYVPVAERLEGQLPAVQVQRSPLAQETQQFFLIPSQEQMEGSGSTEEAPEDEAEEEEDHYSQQAEAAASYMPRAEALHQELDSYPLPDHAPQVNYYGGSSSSSAAYSSSTTRSATKPTAAGAQPVQSAAQEQIWTNCNTLGWSRQRDHLQRVQLKIGDMAPCENVSIATVNSMCMEATYQKYDCTQEEYSGAPVQCLIPGTNQWALIGVSSWRIACGPTGVERPRMYDKIASNAAWIRETVNAV, encoded by the exons ATGTCGGACATTTACTACTGCAGTAATAGCCAG ATGAAAAAGTCCCGCGATGCGGACAAAACTTCATCCCCGGGGTCACAGGCACATACCAATGCGAATGCGGCATGCAACATAGCCGCAgcgacggcaacggcggctgcagtggcagcagctgataaaaagaacaacaacaacaattgcagcAATCGCAACAAAGACAAATCCAATTTGCAGAcaaatggaggaggaggaggcaaaaATTGGAAG GGCATCGTCCACAGCAATCCAAATCCCAATGGCAATGGAGGAAGCGGCAACGGCGGCTCCACAGCCCTGCCCCCGAAGGTCTTTCACAATACTCGCTGTACGCGGCACCACAAGCCCCATCACAGCCACACCAATGGAGGAGGATCAGCAGTAGGAGCGGGAGCAGGTTCCGCAACGAATGGCTTGGACATCGCCCAAcaaagagagcgagaacgggaacgggaaagGGATCGCGACAGGgagcgagagcgggagagggagcgcGAGCGCGAGCGGGAGCGGGAACACCATCTGCATATGCACAACCATGCCCATGGTCTGAGAAGAAAATCGGAGTCTGTTCTGTCCACGGATTCGGATATACGCTTCACCCGCCGCAAGCTGGGAGACGGTCAGAAATGCGGCTGCGCTGTGATCGCCGGCTTCCTTATAGCCTTGCTCGTGGCCGGCGCATTTGTATATGTGGGAT ACACCTATTTTCGTCCAGAGCCGCTGCCGGATCGCGTCTTTCGAGGCCGTTTCATGGTGCTCAACGACAAGTGGAGCATGGATCTGGCCAATCAGAACTCCCTGCGCTTCCAGCACAAGTCCAGGGACTACAGGGAGAGGATCAATCTCACCTTAAGGCGTTCGGATCTGCGGGAGGCCTACGAGGGCAGCGAGATCTTGGCCCTAGATGG AAGCGAGGATAATAACAACATCATCGTGCACTTCAACATGATCTTTGATCCGTACGCGGGTCTGGTCAGCAGCGGTGAGCTCCTGGCGCTCTTCCATGAAGAGATGAGCGACCATCAGCGGCGGCACTTTGCCAATATGACCGTGGATGTGTCCAGTCTGAGCATCAAGGAGACCACGGGCCTGATTGAGGAGCCCATCATGTCCAGCTCCCCGCTGGGCGGGCACGATGAGACCACCGAGCCGGTTGTGACCACCACACCGGCGCCACCGCGTCGCTGTGAGCCCATCCAGCTGAGTTATTGCCGCCAGTTGGGCTACAACGTGACCACGTATCCCAATCTACTGGGCCATGCCAGCTACGAGCAGGTGGCTGAAGATTTGATCGTCTTCCGGGAGCTCGTGGATGGGGAATGCTATCGGGAAGCCTACGACTTTGTGTGCCGCCTGCTCCAGCCGCCCTGCGATACCCACGGCTCGAGCATGCAGCCAACGCCCGGCCATATATGCCGCGAGTACTGTGAATCCTTCATGGCCGGCTGTGGTAGTCGATTGCCCCAGCGTTTCCGTCAGTACTTCGACTGTGAACGCTTCCCGGAGTCGACGGGCACGCAGTCCTGCCAGCAGAAGCCGCACTGTGTCAGCGATATGCAGAGCAATGTGCAGAGTCCACGCCTCTGTGATGGCTATGCGGACTGTCCGGATCTATCCGACGAGCGCAGCTGCGCCTTCTGCTCCCCCAATGCCCTATACTGTGGCAGGGGCCGGGCATGTGTGCCTCGGAAGGCGCGATGCGATGGAAAGGCGGATTGCCCTGATGGAGCGGATGAGAAGGATTGCC TTTCCATTGCTCCCCTGGCCGCGGATCTGCTGCAGCCTGAGCCCCTGGTTCCCTATTTGTCGCGCTTCCATGCCGCTGGCTATGCCGTGTTTTCGGAAAAGGGCGTGGTGGGCAAGCTGTGTGCCGAGGGACTCGAGGGCGATGCCAAGTTGGTGGTGCGCCAGACCGTCTCCGAGTCGCTATGCAAGTCATTGGGCTACGA ATCTGTGGAAATCTTCGACGTGCAAAACGATACAGAACAGCTGACGGACTACGTGCGGGTCCTGGATCCCCATGCGCCGGAAATCAGCTTCATCCGGACGCACTGTCCCCGGCGGCAAGTGTTGTATGTGGGCTGCGGCGACCTGAGATGCGGCGTTCAGTCGGCGCTTTTCAATGCCAAGCAACATCTGTCGCTGCCTAAGATGTCGGCCCCTGGGGACTGGCCGTGGTTGGTGGCCCTCTTCCGTGAGGACATCCATGTGTGCGATGGCACGCTCATATCGCAGGATTGGGTCCTCACCACGGAGGGCTGTTTTCAGGGTCAGCCCCGGGCCACCTGGATGGCCATTGTGGGTGCGGTGCGGCTCTCCGCCAAAGCCCCGTGGACGCAGAGGCGACGCATTATTGGGATGATTAAGAGTCCCGTCGAGGGCTCCACAGCGGCGCTGGTGCGCCTGGAGACTCCGGTTAGCTTCTCGGATCATGTGCGTCCCATCTGTCTGCCCGATGCACTGCAGCGAAGACACCTTGCTGCACCCGCCGTCCAGAGGCGTGCCTATGTACCAGTTGCCGAGCGCCTGGAGGGGCAACTGCCGGCGGTTCAAGTCCAGCGGAGTCCGCTGGCCCAGGAAACGCAACAGTTCTTCCTGATACCCTCCCAGGAGCAAATGGAGGGCTCCGGAAGTACAGAGGAAGCCCCGGAGGATGAGgcggaggaggaagaggatcATTATTCACAGCAGGCGGAAGCAGCAGCCTCGTACATGCCCAGGGCAGAGGCACTGCACCAGGAGCTGGATTCCTATCCCCTGCCCGACCATGCCCCGCAGGTCAACTATTATGGCGGCAGTTcttcctcctccgccgcctaCTCCTCGTCCACCACCCGCTCAGCCACAAAGCCAACTGCAGCTGGAGCCCAGCCCGTCCAGTCAGCAGCGCAGGAGCAGATCTGGACAAACTGCAACACGCTGGGCTGGTCCCGGCAGCGGGATCACCTGCAGCGAGTCCAGCTAAAGATCGGTGACATGGCGCCCTGCGAGAATGTGTCCATAGCCACGGTCAACTCCATGTGCATGGAGGCCACCTACCAGAAGTACGATTGCACG CAAGAGGAGTACTCTGGAGCGCCCGTCCAATGCCTGATACCAGGCACCAATCAGTGGGCCCTCATCGGCGTCTCCTCCTGGCGCATCGCATGCGGTCCCACAGGTGTCGAGAGACCGCGTATGTACGACAAGATCGCCTCGAATGCCGCCTGGATACGGGAGACGGTGAATGCGGTGTAG
- the LOC4814483 gene encoding uncharacterized protein isoform X3: MSDIYYCSNSQGIVHSNPNPNGNGGSGNGGSTALPPKVFHNTRCTRHHKPHHSHTNGGGSAVGAGAGSATNGLDIAQQRERERERERDRDREREREREREREREREHHLHMHNHAHGLRRKSESVLSTDSDIRFTRRKLGDGQKCGCAVIAGFLIALLVAGAFVYVGYTYFRPEPLPDRVFRGRFMVLNDKWSMDLANQNSLRFQHKSRDYRERINLTLRRSDLREAYEGSEILALDGSEDNNNIIVHFNMIFDPYAGLVSSGELLALFHEEMSDHQRRHFANMTVDVSSLSIKETTGLIEEPIMSSSPLGGHDETTEPVVTTTPAPPRRCEPIQLSYCRQLGYNVTTYPNLLGHASYEQVAEDLIVFRELVDGECYREAYDFVCRLLQPPCDTHGSSMQPTPGHICREYCESFMAGCGSRLPQRFRQYFDCERFPESTGTQSCQQKPHCVSDMQSNVQSPRLCDGYADCPDLSDERSCAFCSPNALYCGRGRACVPRKARCDGKADCPDGADEKDCLSIAPLAADLLQPEPLVPYLSRFHAAGYAVFSEKGVVGKLCAEGLEGDAKLVVRQTVSESLCKSLGYESVEIFDVQNDTEQLTDYVRVLDPHAPEISFIRTHCPRRQVLYVGCGDLRCGVQSALFNAKQHLSLPKMSAPGDWPWLVALFREDIHVCDGTLISQDWVLTTEGCFQGQPRATWMAIVGAVRLSAKAPWTQRRRIIGMIKSPVEGSTAALVRLETPVSFSDHVRPICLPDALQRRHLAAPAVQRRAYVPVAERLEGQLPAVQVQRSPLAQETQQFFLIPSQEQMEGSGSTEEAPEDEAEEEEDHYSQQAEAAASYMPRAEALHQELDSYPLPDHAPQVNYYGGSSSSSAAYSSSTTRSATKPTAAGAQPVQSAAQEQIWTNCNTLGWSRQRDHLQRVQLKIGDMAPCENVSIATVNSMCMEATYQKYDCTQEEYSGAPVQCLIPGTNQWALIGVSSWRIACGPTGVERPRMYDKIASNAAWIRETVNAV, from the exons ATGTCGGACATTTACTACTGCAGTAATAGCCAG GGCATCGTCCACAGCAATCCAAATCCCAATGGCAATGGAGGAAGCGGCAACGGCGGCTCCACAGCCCTGCCCCCGAAGGTCTTTCACAATACTCGCTGTACGCGGCACCACAAGCCCCATCACAGCCACACCAATGGAGGAGGATCAGCAGTAGGAGCGGGAGCAGGTTCCGCAACGAATGGCTTGGACATCGCCCAAcaaagagagcgagaacgggaacgggaaagGGATCGCGACAGGgagcgagagcgggagagggagcgcGAGCGCGAGCGGGAGCGGGAACACCATCTGCATATGCACAACCATGCCCATGGTCTGAGAAGAAAATCGGAGTCTGTTCTGTCCACGGATTCGGATATACGCTTCACCCGCCGCAAGCTGGGAGACGGTCAGAAATGCGGCTGCGCTGTGATCGCCGGCTTCCTTATAGCCTTGCTCGTGGCCGGCGCATTTGTATATGTGGGAT ACACCTATTTTCGTCCAGAGCCGCTGCCGGATCGCGTCTTTCGAGGCCGTTTCATGGTGCTCAACGACAAGTGGAGCATGGATCTGGCCAATCAGAACTCCCTGCGCTTCCAGCACAAGTCCAGGGACTACAGGGAGAGGATCAATCTCACCTTAAGGCGTTCGGATCTGCGGGAGGCCTACGAGGGCAGCGAGATCTTGGCCCTAGATGG AAGCGAGGATAATAACAACATCATCGTGCACTTCAACATGATCTTTGATCCGTACGCGGGTCTGGTCAGCAGCGGTGAGCTCCTGGCGCTCTTCCATGAAGAGATGAGCGACCATCAGCGGCGGCACTTTGCCAATATGACCGTGGATGTGTCCAGTCTGAGCATCAAGGAGACCACGGGCCTGATTGAGGAGCCCATCATGTCCAGCTCCCCGCTGGGCGGGCACGATGAGACCACCGAGCCGGTTGTGACCACCACACCGGCGCCACCGCGTCGCTGTGAGCCCATCCAGCTGAGTTATTGCCGCCAGTTGGGCTACAACGTGACCACGTATCCCAATCTACTGGGCCATGCCAGCTACGAGCAGGTGGCTGAAGATTTGATCGTCTTCCGGGAGCTCGTGGATGGGGAATGCTATCGGGAAGCCTACGACTTTGTGTGCCGCCTGCTCCAGCCGCCCTGCGATACCCACGGCTCGAGCATGCAGCCAACGCCCGGCCATATATGCCGCGAGTACTGTGAATCCTTCATGGCCGGCTGTGGTAGTCGATTGCCCCAGCGTTTCCGTCAGTACTTCGACTGTGAACGCTTCCCGGAGTCGACGGGCACGCAGTCCTGCCAGCAGAAGCCGCACTGTGTCAGCGATATGCAGAGCAATGTGCAGAGTCCACGCCTCTGTGATGGCTATGCGGACTGTCCGGATCTATCCGACGAGCGCAGCTGCGCCTTCTGCTCCCCCAATGCCCTATACTGTGGCAGGGGCCGGGCATGTGTGCCTCGGAAGGCGCGATGCGATGGAAAGGCGGATTGCCCTGATGGAGCGGATGAGAAGGATTGCC TTTCCATTGCTCCCCTGGCCGCGGATCTGCTGCAGCCTGAGCCCCTGGTTCCCTATTTGTCGCGCTTCCATGCCGCTGGCTATGCCGTGTTTTCGGAAAAGGGCGTGGTGGGCAAGCTGTGTGCCGAGGGACTCGAGGGCGATGCCAAGTTGGTGGTGCGCCAGACCGTCTCCGAGTCGCTATGCAAGTCATTGGGCTACGA ATCTGTGGAAATCTTCGACGTGCAAAACGATACAGAACAGCTGACGGACTACGTGCGGGTCCTGGATCCCCATGCGCCGGAAATCAGCTTCATCCGGACGCACTGTCCCCGGCGGCAAGTGTTGTATGTGGGCTGCGGCGACCTGAGATGCGGCGTTCAGTCGGCGCTTTTCAATGCCAAGCAACATCTGTCGCTGCCTAAGATGTCGGCCCCTGGGGACTGGCCGTGGTTGGTGGCCCTCTTCCGTGAGGACATCCATGTGTGCGATGGCACGCTCATATCGCAGGATTGGGTCCTCACCACGGAGGGCTGTTTTCAGGGTCAGCCCCGGGCCACCTGGATGGCCATTGTGGGTGCGGTGCGGCTCTCCGCCAAAGCCCCGTGGACGCAGAGGCGACGCATTATTGGGATGATTAAGAGTCCCGTCGAGGGCTCCACAGCGGCGCTGGTGCGCCTGGAGACTCCGGTTAGCTTCTCGGATCATGTGCGTCCCATCTGTCTGCCCGATGCACTGCAGCGAAGACACCTTGCTGCACCCGCCGTCCAGAGGCGTGCCTATGTACCAGTTGCCGAGCGCCTGGAGGGGCAACTGCCGGCGGTTCAAGTCCAGCGGAGTCCGCTGGCCCAGGAAACGCAACAGTTCTTCCTGATACCCTCCCAGGAGCAAATGGAGGGCTCCGGAAGTACAGAGGAAGCCCCGGAGGATGAGgcggaggaggaagaggatcATTATTCACAGCAGGCGGAAGCAGCAGCCTCGTACATGCCCAGGGCAGAGGCACTGCACCAGGAGCTGGATTCCTATCCCCTGCCCGACCATGCCCCGCAGGTCAACTATTATGGCGGCAGTTcttcctcctccgccgcctaCTCCTCGTCCACCACCCGCTCAGCCACAAAGCCAACTGCAGCTGGAGCCCAGCCCGTCCAGTCAGCAGCGCAGGAGCAGATCTGGACAAACTGCAACACGCTGGGCTGGTCCCGGCAGCGGGATCACCTGCAGCGAGTCCAGCTAAAGATCGGTGACATGGCGCCCTGCGAGAATGTGTCCATAGCCACGGTCAACTCCATGTGCATGGAGGCCACCTACCAGAAGTACGATTGCACG CAAGAGGAGTACTCTGGAGCGCCCGTCCAATGCCTGATACCAGGCACCAATCAGTGGGCCCTCATCGGCGTCTCCTCCTGGCGCATCGCATGCGGTCCCACAGGTGTCGAGAGACCGCGTATGTACGACAAGATCGCCTCGAATGCCGCCTGGATACGGGAGACGGTGAATGCGGTGTAG
- the LOC4814483 gene encoding uncharacterized protein isoform X2: MMARWMEILVAARMDCCGAVGIVHSNPNPNGNGGSGNGGSTALPPKVFHNTRCTRHHKPHHSHTNGGGSAVGAGAGSATNGLDIAQQRERERERERDRDREREREREREREREREHHLHMHNHAHGLRRKSESVLSTDSDIRFTRRKLGDGQKCGCAVIAGFLIALLVAGAFVYVGYTYFRPEPLPDRVFRGRFMVLNDKWSMDLANQNSLRFQHKSRDYRERINLTLRRSDLREAYEGSEILALDGSEDNNNIIVHFNMIFDPYAGLVSSGELLALFHEEMSDHQRRHFANMTVDVSSLSIKETTGLIEEPIMSSSPLGGHDETTEPVVTTTPAPPRRCEPIQLSYCRQLGYNVTTYPNLLGHASYEQVAEDLIVFRELVDGECYREAYDFVCRLLQPPCDTHGSSMQPTPGHICREYCESFMAGCGSRLPQRFRQYFDCERFPESTGTQSCQQKPHCVSDMQSNVQSPRLCDGYADCPDLSDERSCAFCSPNALYCGRGRACVPRKARCDGKADCPDGADEKDCLSIAPLAADLLQPEPLVPYLSRFHAAGYAVFSEKGVVGKLCAEGLEGDAKLVVRQTVSESLCKSLGYESVEIFDVQNDTEQLTDYVRVLDPHAPEISFIRTHCPRRQVLYVGCGDLRCGVQSALFNAKQHLSLPKMSAPGDWPWLVALFREDIHVCDGTLISQDWVLTTEGCFQGQPRATWMAIVGAVRLSAKAPWTQRRRIIGMIKSPVEGSTAALVRLETPVSFSDHVRPICLPDALQRRHLAAPAVQRRAYVPVAERLEGQLPAVQVQRSPLAQETQQFFLIPSQEQMEGSGSTEEAPEDEAEEEEDHYSQQAEAAASYMPRAEALHQELDSYPLPDHAPQVNYYGGSSSSSAAYSSSTTRSATKPTAAGAQPVQSAAQEQIWTNCNTLGWSRQRDHLQRVQLKIGDMAPCENVSIATVNSMCMEATYQKYDCTQEEYSGAPVQCLIPGTNQWALIGVSSWRIACGPTGVERPRMYDKIASNAAWIRETVNAV; this comes from the exons ATGATGGCGCGATGGATGGAGATACTCGTAGCTGCTCGAATGGACTGTTGTGGGGCTGTG GGCATCGTCCACAGCAATCCAAATCCCAATGGCAATGGAGGAAGCGGCAACGGCGGCTCCACAGCCCTGCCCCCGAAGGTCTTTCACAATACTCGCTGTACGCGGCACCACAAGCCCCATCACAGCCACACCAATGGAGGAGGATCAGCAGTAGGAGCGGGAGCAGGTTCCGCAACGAATGGCTTGGACATCGCCCAAcaaagagagcgagaacgggaacgggaaagGGATCGCGACAGGgagcgagagcgggagagggagcgcGAGCGCGAGCGGGAGCGGGAACACCATCTGCATATGCACAACCATGCCCATGGTCTGAGAAGAAAATCGGAGTCTGTTCTGTCCACGGATTCGGATATACGCTTCACCCGCCGCAAGCTGGGAGACGGTCAGAAATGCGGCTGCGCTGTGATCGCCGGCTTCCTTATAGCCTTGCTCGTGGCCGGCGCATTTGTATATGTGGGAT ACACCTATTTTCGTCCAGAGCCGCTGCCGGATCGCGTCTTTCGAGGCCGTTTCATGGTGCTCAACGACAAGTGGAGCATGGATCTGGCCAATCAGAACTCCCTGCGCTTCCAGCACAAGTCCAGGGACTACAGGGAGAGGATCAATCTCACCTTAAGGCGTTCGGATCTGCGGGAGGCCTACGAGGGCAGCGAGATCTTGGCCCTAGATGG AAGCGAGGATAATAACAACATCATCGTGCACTTCAACATGATCTTTGATCCGTACGCGGGTCTGGTCAGCAGCGGTGAGCTCCTGGCGCTCTTCCATGAAGAGATGAGCGACCATCAGCGGCGGCACTTTGCCAATATGACCGTGGATGTGTCCAGTCTGAGCATCAAGGAGACCACGGGCCTGATTGAGGAGCCCATCATGTCCAGCTCCCCGCTGGGCGGGCACGATGAGACCACCGAGCCGGTTGTGACCACCACACCGGCGCCACCGCGTCGCTGTGAGCCCATCCAGCTGAGTTATTGCCGCCAGTTGGGCTACAACGTGACCACGTATCCCAATCTACTGGGCCATGCCAGCTACGAGCAGGTGGCTGAAGATTTGATCGTCTTCCGGGAGCTCGTGGATGGGGAATGCTATCGGGAAGCCTACGACTTTGTGTGCCGCCTGCTCCAGCCGCCCTGCGATACCCACGGCTCGAGCATGCAGCCAACGCCCGGCCATATATGCCGCGAGTACTGTGAATCCTTCATGGCCGGCTGTGGTAGTCGATTGCCCCAGCGTTTCCGTCAGTACTTCGACTGTGAACGCTTCCCGGAGTCGACGGGCACGCAGTCCTGCCAGCAGAAGCCGCACTGTGTCAGCGATATGCAGAGCAATGTGCAGAGTCCACGCCTCTGTGATGGCTATGCGGACTGTCCGGATCTATCCGACGAGCGCAGCTGCGCCTTCTGCTCCCCCAATGCCCTATACTGTGGCAGGGGCCGGGCATGTGTGCCTCGGAAGGCGCGATGCGATGGAAAGGCGGATTGCCCTGATGGAGCGGATGAGAAGGATTGCC TTTCCATTGCTCCCCTGGCCGCGGATCTGCTGCAGCCTGAGCCCCTGGTTCCCTATTTGTCGCGCTTCCATGCCGCTGGCTATGCCGTGTTTTCGGAAAAGGGCGTGGTGGGCAAGCTGTGTGCCGAGGGACTCGAGGGCGATGCCAAGTTGGTGGTGCGCCAGACCGTCTCCGAGTCGCTATGCAAGTCATTGGGCTACGA ATCTGTGGAAATCTTCGACGTGCAAAACGATACAGAACAGCTGACGGACTACGTGCGGGTCCTGGATCCCCATGCGCCGGAAATCAGCTTCATCCGGACGCACTGTCCCCGGCGGCAAGTGTTGTATGTGGGCTGCGGCGACCTGAGATGCGGCGTTCAGTCGGCGCTTTTCAATGCCAAGCAACATCTGTCGCTGCCTAAGATGTCGGCCCCTGGGGACTGGCCGTGGTTGGTGGCCCTCTTCCGTGAGGACATCCATGTGTGCGATGGCACGCTCATATCGCAGGATTGGGTCCTCACCACGGAGGGCTGTTTTCAGGGTCAGCCCCGGGCCACCTGGATGGCCATTGTGGGTGCGGTGCGGCTCTCCGCCAAAGCCCCGTGGACGCAGAGGCGACGCATTATTGGGATGATTAAGAGTCCCGTCGAGGGCTCCACAGCGGCGCTGGTGCGCCTGGAGACTCCGGTTAGCTTCTCGGATCATGTGCGTCCCATCTGTCTGCCCGATGCACTGCAGCGAAGACACCTTGCTGCACCCGCCGTCCAGAGGCGTGCCTATGTACCAGTTGCCGAGCGCCTGGAGGGGCAACTGCCGGCGGTTCAAGTCCAGCGGAGTCCGCTGGCCCAGGAAACGCAACAGTTCTTCCTGATACCCTCCCAGGAGCAAATGGAGGGCTCCGGAAGTACAGAGGAAGCCCCGGAGGATGAGgcggaggaggaagaggatcATTATTCACAGCAGGCGGAAGCAGCAGCCTCGTACATGCCCAGGGCAGAGGCACTGCACCAGGAGCTGGATTCCTATCCCCTGCCCGACCATGCCCCGCAGGTCAACTATTATGGCGGCAGTTcttcctcctccgccgcctaCTCCTCGTCCACCACCCGCTCAGCCACAAAGCCAACTGCAGCTGGAGCCCAGCCCGTCCAGTCAGCAGCGCAGGAGCAGATCTGGACAAACTGCAACACGCTGGGCTGGTCCCGGCAGCGGGATCACCTGCAGCGAGTCCAGCTAAAGATCGGTGACATGGCGCCCTGCGAGAATGTGTCCATAGCCACGGTCAACTCCATGTGCATGGAGGCCACCTACCAGAAGTACGATTGCACG CAAGAGGAGTACTCTGGAGCGCCCGTCCAATGCCTGATACCAGGCACCAATCAGTGGGCCCTCATCGGCGTCTCCTCCTGGCGCATCGCATGCGGTCCCACAGGTGTCGAGAGACCGCGTATGTACGACAAGATCGCCTCGAATGCCGCCTGGATACGGGAGACGGTGAATGCGGTGTAG